The following are encoded together in the Culex pipiens pallens isolate TS chromosome 1, TS_CPP_V2, whole genome shotgun sequence genome:
- the LOC120414286 gene encoding guanine nucleotide-binding protein-like 3 homolog, which produces MALKALKCRSSKRQKASLRYKKIKKIAASKKKKEKEAKKLPKLRSKKQKMIQVPNICPFKKDILEDVEQHKQFNEQERLRKKELLKQHRMGALAGDALKGQTIESIAADADRRGQEYDPAKAEAAAAKEEEEYLNFGKGKEGSLKAYFKEFKKVIDAADVILEVVDARDPLGTRCAEVAQIVREAPGQKRLVVILNKADLVPRENLEKWLKYLRKTGPVIPFKATTQTQKYRIGNRKFKAAKTLECSPCIGADLLKELLANYCRSDDIRTSIRVGIVGLPNVGKSSLVNSLKRKRACLVGAKPGITRQMQEVQIDSHVKLLDSPGIIFQRPQDADQNRFYALKNAQKVTEIQDPFPLADDILKRGTMSYFCKLYDLSEYHSTDEFLAKKAIKMGALAKKGVPDVKKAARTLIEDWNAGKIKYCTHPPEEGEEVHVSAQLVSAEVPEFKLESLDEVMKALDTEYEESFKMKDKDGEEMQVISKEEILTMEMDTTGPVHLELSKDDKQRNALEELLKNSGKVIESQDDEGSAKAKGKKRKVNDYAEEEKRFRKDPMFGLEGNQTVNKNRKAVLKAKKRAAAKEERKVGDMAEDLGSISLELGSKKVKGGAEDYDFDDDYQM; this is translated from the exons ATGGCCCTGAAAGCGTTAAAAT GTAGATCTTCCAAACGGCAAAAGGCATCGCTGCGGTACAAAAAGATCAAGAAGATTGCGGCTAGCAAAAAGAAGAAGGAGAAGGAGGCCAAGAAGTTGCCGAAGCTGCGGTCCAAAAAGCAGAAAATGATCCAGGTGCCCAACATTTGCCCCTTCAAGAAGGACATCCTGGAGGACGTCGAGCAGCACAAGCAGTTTAACGAGCAGGAACGGCTGAGGAAGAAGGAGCTGTTGAAGCAGCACCGGATGGGCGCGCTGGCTGGAGATGCGTTGAAGGGTCAAACGATTGAGTCGATCGCGGCCGATGCGGACCGCCGGGGTCAGGAGTACGATCCGGCCAAGGCTGAGGCAGCCGCTGCCAAGGAAGAGGAAGAGTATCTTAATTTTGGCAAGGGAAAGGAAGGATCGTTGAAGGCTTACTTCAAGGAGTTCAAGAAGGTTATCGATGCGGCGGATGTTATTTTGGAAGTCGTTGATGCCCGTGACCCGTTGGGGACTCGGTGCGCCGAAGTGGCTCAGATTGTGCGGGAAGCCCCCGGGCAGAAGCGACTTGTGGTAATTCTGAACAAAGCAGATTTGGTCCCGAGGGAGAATCTGGAAAAATGGCTCAAGTATTTGCGTAAAACCGGACCGGTAATTCCGTTTAAGGCCACAACACAGACGCAAAAGTATCGCATTGGCAACCGGAAGTTTAAGGCCGCCAAAACGTTGGAATGTTCGCCGTGTATCGGAGCGGATTTGCTGAAGGAACTGTTGGCGAATTACTGCCGTAGTGACGACATTCGTACCTCGATCCGGGTAGGAATTGTGGGTTTGCCGAACGTGGGCAAAAGCTCCCTCGTGAACTCGCTGAAACGCAAACGTGCCTGCCTGGTCGGAGCCAAGCCCGGAATTACGCGCCAGATGCAGGAAGTTCAAATCGATTCGCACGTTAAATTGCTGGACAGTCCCGGTATTATCTTCCAGCGACCACAGGACGCCGACCAGAACCGATTCTACGCGCTGAAAAACGCCCAAAAGGTTACCGAAATCCAAGATCCCTTTCCACTGGCCGACGACATCCTCAAGCGCGGAACCATGAGCTATTTCTGTAAGTTGTACGATCTGTCCGAGTACCACTCGACGGATGAGTTCCTCGCGAAGAAGGCCATCAAAATGGGCGCGCTGGCGAAAAAAGGCGTCCCGGACGTGAAGAAGGCGGCTCGTACCCTTATTGAAGATTGGAACGCCGGTAAGATCAAATACTGTACGCACCCGCCGGAGGAAGGCGAAGAAGTCCACGTCAGCGCCCAGCTCGTGTCTGCGGAAGTGCCCGAGTTTAAACTGGAAAGTTTGGACGAGGTTATGAAAGCGCTGGACACCGAGTACGAAGAAAGCTTCAAGATGAAGGATAAGGACGGCGAAGAAATGCAGGTCATCTCCAAGGAGGAAATCCTTACCATGGAAATGGACACGACCGGACCGGTCCATCTGGAGCTTTCCAAGGACGACAAGCAGCGAAACGCCCTCGAAGAACTGCTCAAGAACTCGGGCAAGGTCATCGAGTCCCAGGACGACGAAGGCAGCGCCAAAGCAAAGGGCAAGAAGCGCAAAGTGAACGACTACGCCGAGGAGGAAAAGCGGTTCCGCAAGGATCCGATGTTTGGCCTGGAGGGAAATCAAACGGTCAACAAGAACCGAAAGGCGGTGCTGAAGGCCAAGAAGAGGGCGGCCGCCAAGGAGGAACGGAAGGTGGGCGATATGGCCGAAGATCTGGGGTCGATTTCGCTCGAGTTGGGCAGCAAGAAGGTCAAGGGCGGTGCGGAAGATTACGactttgatgatgattatcAAATGTAA